One genomic region from Ovis canadensis isolate MfBH-ARS-UI-01 breed Bighorn chromosome 24, ARS-UI_OviCan_v2, whole genome shotgun sequence encodes:
- the LOC138429383 gene encoding sulfotransferase 1A1 — MELIQDTSRPPAKYVKGIPLIKYFAEALGPLQSFEAWPDDLLISTYPKSGTTWVSEILDLIYQEGDLEKCQRAPVFMRVPFLEFKAPGVPTGVEVLKDTPAPRLLKTHLPLALLPKTLLDQKVKMIYIARNAKDVAVSYYHFYRMAKVHPDPGPWDSFLEKFMAGEVCYGSWYQHVREWWELSHTHPVLYLFYEDIKEDPKREIQKILEFVGHSLPEETVDRIIQQTSFKEMKKNPMTNYSTIPTEIMDHSISAFMRKGITGDWKSTFTVAQNELFEAHYAEKMAGCKLRFRWEL, encoded by the exons ATGGAACTGATCCAGGATACCTCCCGCCCTCCAGCAAAGTATGTGAAGGGCATCCCTCTCATCAAGTACTTTGCAGAGGCCCTGGGGCCACTGCAGAGCTTTGAAGCCTGGCCTGATGACTTGCTCATCAGCACCTACCCCAAGTCTG GCACCACCTGGGTGAGCGAGATCCTGGACCTGATCTACCAGGAGGGTGACCTGGAGAAGTGTCAGAGAGCCCCTGTCTTCATGCGGGTGCCCTTCCTTGAGTTCAAGGCCCCTGGGGTTCCCACAG GTGTTGAGGTTCTGAAAGATACACCAGCCCCACGGCTCCTCAAGACACACTTGCCCCTGGCCCTGCTTCCGAAGACCCTGCTGGATCAGAAAGTCAAG ATGATCTACATCGCCCGCAACGCCAAGGATGTGGCCGTCTCGTATTACCACTTCTATCGCATGGCCAAGGTGCACCCTGACCCTGGCCCCTGGGACAGCTTCCTGGAGAAGTTCATGGCCGGGGAAG TGTGCTACGGGTCCTGGTACCAGCACGTGCGGGAGTGGTGGGAGCTGAGTCACACCCACCCTGTTCTCTACCTCTTCTACGAAGACATAAAGGAG GACCCCAAAAGGGAGATTCAGAAGATCCTGGAGTTTGTGGGGCACTCCCTGCCGGAGGAGACTGTGGATCGCATCATCCAGCAGACGTCTTTCAAAGAGATGAAGAAGAACCCCATGACCAACTACAGCACCATACCCACTGAAATCATGGACCACAGCATCTCTGCCTTCATGAGGAAAG GCATCACTGGCGATTGGAAATCCACCTTCACTGTGGCCCAGAATGAGCTCTTTGAAGCCCACTATGCTGAGAAGATGGCGGGCTGCAAGCTCCGCTTCCGCTGGGAGCTGTGA